In Fluviispira sanaruensis, a genomic segment contains:
- a CDS encoding UvrD-helicase domain-containing protein, with protein MAELTLEQKSCIEFFPKKSEPQRHLIIEAGAGAGKTQVLTERIFWLLNHKNPSITVNPSKLFVVTFSKDAAKEIAERVEKKLLREQKSEDLYPLIHISTIDSFFAELVQCIYPTWWGNYNTLQNINSMPPKLQLINENIVCQELDRALTIYFKNNSLSEFQKFSAIDFILSGGFKKGYQKSKGTLENLLSTMCSENFLSASEKDIRISAQNVHPATMFLLFDMHKIARDQYEKRLLKGELTYADKTVFLKENLKSNIPIQIQELIVDEYQDTNHIQHAILSHLVKECQARMVVVGDPKQSIYGFRSASVDVFQNLKKNEVWKHIELKKNFRSTATLLNEINKLANITFSWNNPTLPSAFINSYFFKESLNKYIDDNPLEVGNFSLQAHEPKVNFLNNSFENYTIDYSTSIFLVSASLNSERLSNSELIALLNAEKTSLKDYAITYYAHYLKSFKDNSLYNWSDFVFLCETNKDALYITEKLKAFNIPIKCSAKNAELKIDLQELNVALALAKSLAFESDSYDLYEIMQSSLSPYSHTETENYFVQLKNGQNPENNILKLIHFYQNIAKDNFYKAWQLLRWSIVDLHVNQDSKLQASVFCAKMDPFAKTLISKLSSPSFNCALLKKIDEKIKKNTAQIFDYFFPDSIENWDIHALKNEIDQTIDALEVKTVHASKGLQWKIVCFLPNSSNDKSGGKFTVAQSSQTLDISWLQDDDNSLSVLKRIKNIYFTDEDHAIEYKKDGSLSKVHWFAKLRNKVEKDFERQRVFYTAFTRAQSHLILFQPIRGKKKGIRDNIHELKSDEKSMQKFLEIEVFLKYLDSHFMLRTPEKIKGKGSRSLPTPIPPEPWFQEDENIAKLYLSKCHNISYYEFGPKFYSFYKNNLKLQTEISTDNKKNEVEQTFKCILGPKIEAQSENIALTNPSDSFYSPEKEDIHIILAQLKLQRMQITKGILYHAAAENRKSRKSSVLNLLERNSYQTFHELEIWSKREAKLHFLNSSRNILDFLSFYDLSDFLKTGFEYAYDFAQEKSIKVQEAICDTSPETTLALIVDFKTGKKDLEHLHQIRNYMNIINKNSLARIDVKSKKDRHYLIMSALCYNKNVDENGDSSWEDLNLPKRQLATGETLYLFK; from the coding sequence TTATATCCACTCATCCATATTTCCACTATCGATAGTTTTTTTGCAGAACTTGTGCAGTGTATTTACCCAACTTGGTGGGGAAATTATAATACATTGCAAAATATTAACTCCATGCCCCCTAAACTTCAACTTATTAATGAAAATATAGTCTGCCAAGAGCTTGATAGAGCACTTACAATTTATTTTAAAAATAATTCCTTGAGCGAATTTCAAAAATTTTCCGCTATTGATTTCATTTTATCTGGCGGTTTTAAAAAAGGGTATCAAAAAAGTAAAGGAACTTTAGAAAATTTATTATCAACAATGTGCAGTGAAAATTTTCTTTCCGCTAGTGAAAAAGATATCCGAATTTCTGCACAAAATGTCCATCCTGCAACTATGTTTCTTTTATTTGATATGCATAAAATTGCTCGAGATCAATACGAAAAAAGATTGTTGAAAGGCGAATTGACCTATGCAGACAAAACCGTTTTCTTAAAAGAAAATTTAAAAAGTAATATTCCTATTCAAATTCAAGAACTGATTGTAGATGAGTATCAAGACACTAATCACATCCAACATGCAATTTTATCGCACCTAGTAAAAGAGTGCCAAGCACGTATGGTGGTTGTAGGAGATCCTAAACAAAGTATTTATGGTTTTCGCAGTGCAAGCGTCGATGTCTTCCAAAATTTAAAAAAGAATGAAGTTTGGAAACACATTGAGCTGAAAAAGAATTTCCGATCAACTGCAACCCTTTTAAACGAAATTAACAAGCTTGCAAATATTACATTTTCTTGGAATAATCCAACGCTTCCCAGTGCATTTATAAACTCATATTTTTTTAAAGAATCATTAAATAAATACATTGATGACAATCCACTTGAAGTTGGTAATTTTTCTCTACAAGCTCATGAACCCAAAGTAAATTTTCTAAATAATTCATTTGAAAATTATACTATAGATTATTCCACTTCGATTTTCTTAGTTTCAGCTTCGCTTAATAGTGAACGCTTAAGTAACTCAGAGCTTATAGCTTTATTAAATGCAGAAAAAACTTCACTAAAAGATTATGCAATCACTTATTACGCTCATTATTTAAAATCCTTCAAAGATAATTCACTCTATAATTGGTCAGATTTTGTTTTTTTATGTGAAACAAATAAAGATGCTCTCTATATAACTGAAAAGTTGAAGGCATTTAATATACCCATTAAATGCAGTGCAAAAAATGCAGAATTAAAAATAGATCTGCAAGAATTAAATGTTGCTTTGGCCTTGGCAAAATCGCTCGCGTTTGAAAGTGACTCTTATGATTTATATGAAATCATGCAAAGCTCACTCTCTCCTTATTCACATACAGAAACAGAAAATTACTTCGTACAACTTAAAAATGGCCAAAATCCTGAAAATAATATTTTAAAATTAATTCATTTTTATCAAAATATTGCAAAAGATAATTTTTACAAGGCCTGGCAACTTTTAAGGTGGAGCATCGTTGATTTACATGTTAATCAAGATTCTAAATTACAAGCGTCTGTCTTTTGTGCAAAGATGGATCCATTTGCCAAAACACTCATATCCAAACTTTCTTCCCCCTCTTTCAATTGCGCACTCCTAAAAAAGATAGATGAAAAAATAAAGAAAAATACGGCTCAAATTTTCGATTATTTTTTTCCAGATTCCATTGAAAATTGGGATATTCACGCACTCAAAAACGAAATTGATCAAACAATAGATGCACTCGAAGTCAAAACAGTCCACGCCTCTAAAGGTTTGCAATGGAAAATTGTTTGCTTTTTACCCAATAGTTCTAACGATAAAAGCGGTGGGAAATTTACTGTCGCACAGTCATCACAAACTCTCGATATTTCTTGGTTACAGGATGATGATAATTCACTCTCAGTTCTGAAAAGAATTAAAAATATTTATTTCACAGATGAAGATCACGCAATTGAATATAAAAAAGATGGTAGCTTAAGTAAAGTTCATTGGTTTGCAAAATTAAGAAATAAAGTTGAAAAAGATTTCGAACGTCAAAGAGTTTTTTACACAGCATTCACGCGTGCACAGTCTCATCTTATTTTATTTCAACCCATTCGGGGAAAGAAGAAAGGCATTCGCGATAATATCCATGAATTAAAAAGCGATGAAAAATCTATGCAAAAATTTTTGGAAATAGAGGTTTTTTTAAAATATTTAGACAGTCATTTTATGCTTAGGACTCCTGAAAAAATCAAAGGAAAAGGTTCAAGAAGTTTACCCACACCCATTCCGCCTGAACCTTGGTTTCAAGAAGATGAAAATATAGCAAAGTTATATTTATCAAAATGTCATAATATATCATACTATGAATTTGGCCCAAAATTCTACTCTTTTTATAAAAACAATTTAAAGTTACAAACTGAAATTTCAACCGACAACAAAAAAAACGAAGTTGAACAAACGTTCAAATGTATTTTAGGTCCTAAAATCGAAGCACAATCCGAAAATATTGCTTTAACAAATCCCTCAGATTCATTTTATTCACCTGAGAAAGAAGATATTCATATAATTTTGGCTCAATTAAAATTGCAAAGAATGCAAATAACGAAAGGAATTCTTTATCATGCAGCAGCTGAAAATAGAAAATCACGCAAATCTTCTGTGCTAAACTTATTAGAAAGAAACTCCTACCAAACTTTTCATGAGCTTGAAATTTGGTCTAAACGGGAAGCTAAGTTGCATTTTCTAAACTCATCGAGAAATATCCTCGATTTTCTCTCTTTTTATGACCTATCGGATTTTCTCAAGACAGGCTTTGAGTATGCTTATGATTTTGCACAAGAAAAAAGTATAAAAGTGCAGGAAGCAATCTGTGATACCTCTCCTGAGACCACACTTGCTCTGATCGTCGATTTTAAAACAGGAAAAAAAGACCTAGAGCATCTTCACCAAATTCGTAACTACATGAATATAATAAATAAAAACTCTCTTGCCCGCATTGATGTCAAATCTAAAAAAGACCGCCATTACCTTATCATGAGCGCTCTTTGCTACAATAAAAATGTCGATGAAAATGGAGATTCAAGTTGGGAGGATTTAAATTTGCCAAAGCGTCAATTGGCGACAGGAGAGACACTTTATTTGTTTAAATAG
- a CDS encoding IS701 family transposase, translating into MKIANIKDLSLKVSQFIDGFRSVFKRNDRVHWCKTYIYGLILDGERKSIGAMASRISNANEQSLQQFVNQSQWSFHELIISLNKYMINRLKMNEFIFSLDDTSLPKKGDESVGVSRQYCGVQGKISNCQVIVTLHAISNKIYFPVTARLYLPDGWIKNSKKLDKVKVPLEERNFKEKWRIALDLIDESIQLFKIKSLVFDAAYGCNRNFLNELDKRKINFVGHIRNNEKFWSKNIPIKSVVPRKRNLQTKLRDYDNPVDNRYKPRSALRIAEELFSKGSNIKIIQIRRKNENIKVEYVATRVMECISRPWQKVGKERWLLVEKRKDGVLKYYISNYSKTYPKDEIIELMHKRWKIEQGYQILKEELGLDHYEGRSWLGLHHHIALCFLAYYFINEFDKKKLEISFSAVRRYINRIFQTIFCPFCDNTFPCFPKLILNTS; encoded by the coding sequence ATGAAAATAGCAAATATAAAAGATCTTTCATTAAAAGTTTCACAATTTATCGATGGTTTTAGATCGGTTTTTAAAAGAAATGATAGAGTACATTGGTGTAAAACTTACATATATGGATTGATATTAGATGGCGAGAGAAAATCTATAGGAGCAATGGCATCAAGAATTTCAAATGCAAATGAACAGTCTTTACAGCAATTTGTTAATCAAAGTCAATGGTCTTTTCATGAGCTTATTATAAGTTTAAATAAATATATGATTAATAGACTGAAAATGAATGAATTTATTTTTTCTCTCGATGATACAAGTCTTCCAAAAAAGGGGGATGAGAGTGTTGGTGTATCAAGACAATATTGTGGAGTTCAAGGTAAGATTTCTAACTGTCAAGTAATTGTTACCTTACATGCGATTTCTAATAAAATATATTTTCCAGTTACTGCAAGGCTATATTTGCCAGATGGATGGATTAAAAATTCAAAAAAATTAGATAAAGTAAAAGTACCTTTAGAGGAAAGAAACTTCAAAGAAAAGTGGAGAATAGCACTTGATTTGATTGATGAAAGCATCCAGTTATTCAAAATAAAATCATTAGTTTTTGACGCAGCTTATGGGTGTAATAGAAATTTTCTAAATGAACTTGATAAGAGAAAAATAAATTTTGTAGGACATATTAGAAATAACGAGAAATTTTGGTCAAAGAATATTCCAATAAAAAGTGTAGTTCCGAGAAAACGCAATTTACAAACAAAACTTAGAGATTATGACAATCCTGTAGATAATAGATATAAGCCCCGCTCTGCTTTAAGGATAGCAGAAGAGTTATTTTCAAAAGGAAGTAATATCAAAATAATTCAAATCCGACGGAAAAATGAAAATATAAAAGTAGAATATGTTGCTACAAGAGTTATGGAATGTATTTCAAGACCTTGGCAAAAAGTTGGAAAAGAAAGATGGCTTCTAGTTGAAAAAAGAAAAGATGGAGTTTTAAAATATTATATTTCAAATTATTCAAAAACTTATCCAAAAGATGAAATAATAGAACTCATGCATAAAAGATGGAAAATTGAACAGGGATACCAGATTTTAAAAGAAGAATTGGGTCTTGATCATTATGAAGGGCGTTCGTGGTTAGGATTGCATCACCATATAGCTTTATGCTTTTTAGCATATTATTTTATAAATGAATTCGATAAAAAAAAACTTGAGATCTCATTTTCTGCTGTAAGGCGATATATAAATCGTATTTTTCAAACTATTTTTTGTCCATTTTGTGATAATACTTTTCCTTGCTTTCCTAAGCTTATTTTAAATACTTCTTAG
- a CDS encoding S8 family serine peptidase encodes MFKFKEISLFFIACFLIAGCGDIFEKNKTPSYIPPAQKQPLIISSLFEQQWYLKNTGQTMLNFRVAKTGYDINITLPNTITGNNVKVLVADSGVDFNHPNLQDSILANSSIDFLKNPAAENINPVIQIGKTEKDTESNHGTNVAGIIAARPLANSFTGIAPKAKIGSANIVSDLENKNKVSLFDQRIKLYDYALKKKFNFINESFGSSGLFYYNDSDRREKYIINNKIKDNYKIANNPDGFIIVKSGGNSTCDSEKALNSKNIDEDLIYNGIATLTEQQKLYYKSLRPVMSQVDLISSNPYTITIANAMSHGIINRSSSIGANLWITAFGGNNQSAQKNDHLLSAVPKTDVYEQKYLPAIFTTRIHNNPFDYDSIFETRALPDEMKNNYTISFSGTSAAAPMVSGVIALILETNPNLSLRDVKYILAKTANYSKVSSFQPKPYCIKILEEMAHFNNNFKDFWDEDQWIVNHSAEKFHYNNYYGFGLIDANKALEEARKTEYPKFIGRAEEYIVDQVFNEVIEPNKSKVFEIKVNKNFKIESIQVTPVLDTFQSDGIGIKIESPLHTKNIL; translated from the coding sequence ATGTTTAAATTTAAAGAAATATCTCTTTTTTTTATAGCATGCTTTTTAATTGCTGGCTGTGGTGATATATTTGAAAAAAATAAAACTCCAAGTTATATTCCACCAGCTCAAAAGCAACCATTAATTATTTCTTCTCTGTTCGAGCAACAATGGTATTTAAAAAATACGGGCCAAACAATGTTAAACTTTAGAGTGGCAAAAACAGGATATGATATAAATATTACTTTGCCTAACACGATCACAGGCAATAATGTAAAAGTTTTAGTTGCAGACAGTGGTGTGGATTTTAATCACCCAAATTTGCAAGATAGTATATTAGCTAACAGCTCAATTGATTTTTTAAAAAATCCAGCAGCTGAAAATATAAATCCAGTAATACAAATTGGCAAAACAGAAAAAGACACAGAATCGAATCATGGCACTAATGTTGCTGGTATTATAGCAGCGAGACCTCTTGCAAATAGTTTTACAGGAATAGCACCTAAAGCAAAAATAGGCTCTGCAAATATAGTGAGTGATTTGGAAAATAAAAATAAAGTTTCATTATTTGATCAGAGAATTAAATTATATGATTATGCTTTGAAAAAAAAGTTCAATTTCATTAATGAAAGCTTTGGTAGTTCAGGTTTATTTTATTACAACGATAGTGACAGAAGAGAAAAATATATAATAAATAATAAAATAAAAGACAATTATAAAATTGCAAATAATCCTGACGGTTTTATAATCGTAAAATCTGGCGGAAATTCCACTTGCGATTCAGAAAAAGCTTTAAATTCCAAAAATATAGATGAAGATCTTATTTATAATGGAATTGCAACTTTGACTGAACAACAGAAGCTCTATTATAAATCTTTACGCCCTGTTATGTCTCAAGTGGATTTAATCAGTTCAAACCCATATACTATTACTATTGCGAATGCTATGTCTCATGGTATCATCAATAGGTCTTCTAGTATAGGTGCTAACCTTTGGATCACTGCTTTTGGTGGCAACAACCAAAGTGCGCAAAAAAATGACCATCTCCTATCAGCAGTGCCAAAAACGGATGTCTATGAGCAAAAATATCTACCTGCAATCTTCACAACGCGCATTCATAATAATCCTTTTGATTATGATTCCATTTTTGAAACGCGTGCATTACCAGATGAAATGAAAAATAATTATACAATAAGTTTTTCAGGAACCTCTGCAGCTGCACCAATGGTCAGTGGAGTGATTGCACTTATATTAGAGACAAATCCAAACCTATCTTTGCGAGATGTAAAGTATATTTTAGCGAAGACAGCTAATTATTCTAAAGTATCCTCATTTCAACCAAAGCCATATTGTATAAAAATTCTAGAGGAAATGGCCCATTTTAATAATAATTTTAAAGATTTTTGGGATGAAGATCAATGGATAGTGAATCATTCCGCAGAAAAATTTCATTATAATAATTATTATGGTTTTGGTCTGATTGATGCAAATAAAGCGCTAGAGGAAGCGCGTAAAACAGAATATCCTAAATTTATCGGAAGAGCTGAGGAATATATTGTTGATCAAGTGTTTAATGAAGTAATCGAACCAAATAAAAGTAAAGTTTTTGAAATAAAAGTAAATAAAAATTTCAAGATAGAATCTATCCAAGTTACGCCTGTTCTTGATACTTTTCAATCCGATGGTATTGGTATCAAAATAGAATCACCATTACATACAAAAAATATATTATGA
- a CDS encoding FmdB family zinc ribbon protein, whose amino-acid sequence MPIYVYEPTIWSENESVNDCCFFDTLQSLNAELLKTCPTCGRAVHRAVAAFNINSQAQSASAIANNYSAFDKTKGDSPAAKAARLAMRHVCGMGCKH is encoded by the coding sequence TTGCCAATTTATGTATACGAACCAACAATTTGGTCCGAAAATGAATCCGTCAATGACTGTTGTTTTTTCGATACATTGCAGTCACTTAATGCCGAGCTATTAAAAACGTGCCCGACTTGTGGACGTGCTGTTCATCGGGCTGTCGCTGCTTTTAACATTAACTCTCAAGCTCAGTCAGCAAGTGCTATAGCAAATAATTACTCTGCTTTTGACAAGACAAAGGGAGACTCTCCTGCTGCAAAAGCTGCGCGTTTAGCTATGCGGCATGTCTGTGGTATGGGATGTAAGCATTAA
- a CDS encoding succinylglutamate desuccinylase/aspartoacylase domain-containing protein: MLYSKKEKLDLYLNEFMQLEKKLNSNLSNTLTLNFNKHRGHIVFAGLIHGNETGSLPAIIKCINKLLQKELSFGGKVSFLLGNIEAAKKDLRYVESDLNRSFGESYKGKLTLERKRAVELMPLLKSADVFIDFHQTIMPSLKPFYIFEMNHDSYHWARAVGGASTLVTRKKGAPFSQAGMCSDEYVRSLQKIGITLELGEQGFSDSAETLAFSVLKRALKCIDKVFSSGISIEKLSRKNNDFEFLTISHREPFDSPKKCLNAGFSNFHKLTKNMIVGADERQNPLESPKDGYILFPKYPKRNSTGEASMPLPGEIFVIAEPTLEHPLNWLKA, encoded by the coding sequence GTGCTGTATTCTAAAAAAGAAAAACTAGATCTTTATTTAAATGAGTTTATGCAATTAGAAAAAAAATTAAATAGCAATTTGTCAAACACTCTCACCTTAAATTTTAATAAGCATAGAGGTCATATTGTCTTTGCTGGACTTATCCATGGTAACGAAACAGGCTCTCTGCCCGCAATTATTAAATGTATAAATAAACTTTTACAAAAAGAACTCAGCTTTGGCGGAAAAGTTTCTTTTCTTCTAGGCAATATCGAAGCGGCTAAAAAAGACTTACGCTATGTTGAAAGCGATCTCAATCGTAGTTTTGGTGAGAGTTATAAAGGCAAATTAACACTTGAAAGGAAACGCGCTGTTGAACTCATGCCTCTCTTAAAAAGTGCAGATGTCTTTATCGATTTCCATCAAACCATAATGCCAAGCCTCAAGCCATTCTATATATTTGAAATGAATCATGACAGTTACCACTGGGCCCGTGCCGTGGGAGGAGCTTCCACTCTTGTCACACGTAAAAAAGGAGCTCCCTTTTCCCAAGCTGGAATGTGCAGCGATGAATATGTACGCAGCTTGCAAAAAATAGGCATCACCCTCGAACTTGGCGAACAAGGTTTTTCTGACTCTGCAGAAACTCTTGCTTTTTCAGTCTTAAAAAGAGCACTTAAATGTATCGATAAGGTATTTAGCAGTGGTATCTCCATTGAAAAACTCAGTCGAAAAAACAATGACTTTGAGTTCTTAACAATTTCGCATAGAGAGCCATTTGATTCACCTAAGAAATGTTTAAATGCTGGGTTTAGTAATTTTCACAAGCTTACTAAAAACATGATCGTAGGAGCCGATGAAAGACAAAATCCCTTAGAAAGCCCTAAAGATGGCTATATTTTGTTCCCAAAATACCCCAAAAGAAACAGCACTGGTGAGGCATCGATGCCCTTACCAGGGGAGATTTTCGTCATTGCAGAACCAACTCTAGAACATCCCCTCAATTGGTTAAAAGCTTAA